The genomic window ACCAGGGTGAGGGTCTCCATGGCCTCGTCGAGGGTGCCGAAGCCGCCCGGGAAGAGCGCCACGGCGTCCGACTCCTTCAGGAAGGCGACCTTGCGGTTGAAGAAGTACTTGTAGTTGATGGACCGCGGGTTGCCCTCGATCACGGGGTTGGGCTTCTCCTCGAAGGGCAGGCGGATGTTCACGCCGAAGGAGTGCTCGGGGCCGGCACCCGCGTTGACGGCCTCCATGATGCCGCCCCCGCCGCCCGTGATCACCATGTAGCCCGCCTCGGCAAGCCGCCTGCCGAAGAGCTTCGCCATGCCGTACACCGGGTCGTCGGGCAGGGTGCGCGCAGAGCCGAACACCGTGACCTTGCGCACCGCGCGGTAGGGGGCGAAGACCTTGGAGGTGAACCGCATCTCCTTGAGCGTGGAGTTCATGAGCTTCAGATCGGCGCTCTCGTCGCTTTCCTGCCCGGCCTTGAGCGCCGCGATGATCATCTCGCGCACGAGTTCGGGTTTTCGGATGCCCCCGGCCGTGTCCATCAGGGTGTCGATCAGCTCGTCCAGGGGGCCGTTGGTCCGTGTGAAGTTGATTTTCATCATGGGTTCGGGTTCCTTGCGCCCGTCCTTCCGGTGTCGGCGGGACTCATGTCCCGGCGGCTGCCTCGAGGGCCTCGTCGAGGATCGAGAGGGCCACCTCGGCCTCGCCGGGCGTGATGTTAAGGGCCGGGCAGAGGCGGATCACCTTCGACTGGATCAAGTTGAGGATCATCCCCCGCTTGAGGGCCTCGGCGAAGACACGCTCCGCCGTCGAGGCGCCGGCCATCTCCATGGCCAGCAGCAGGCCCCGCCCCCGCACGTCGGTGACCATCGCGGGGAACCGCTGCTGCCACAGGAGCATCCGTTCGTGGATCATGGCCCCGACGCTGCGGACGTTGAGCTCGATGTCGTTGTCGATGAGATGACGGATCACGGCGTAGGCCACGGCGCAGCCCAAGGGGTTTCCGCAGTAGGTGCCGCCGTGGTCGCCCTTCTCGAGCTTCGCCGACACCTCTTCCGTCAGCGCGAAGGCCCCGAAGGGGAAGCCCCCGGCGATCCCCTTGGCCAGCGTCATGAAGTCGGGCCGCACGCCCAGTTCCGTGACCGCGAACATCGGGCCCGTCCGGCAGAAGCCCGTCTGCACCTCGTCGACGATCAGGCAGGCGCCCGCCTTGCGGCAGAGCGCCTCGACCTCCCGGAGGTAGCCTTCCGGGGGCACGTTGACCCCGCCCTCGCCCTGGATGGGCTCGAGGATGACGGCTGCCGTTTTATCGCCGAGAACCTCCGCGACGGCCCCCGCATCGCCGTAGGGGACGAAGAGGTAGTTCGGCATGAGCGGGTTGAACCGCTCCCGGTGCTTCGCCTGCCCCGTGGCGGAGGCCGTGCTGATCGTCCTTCCGTGGAAGCTCTGCTCCGTCGAGATGACGTCCATCCGCCCCGTCGCCTTTCTCGCGAGTTTGATGACGGCGTCGTTGGCCTCGGCGCCGCTGTTGGAGAAGAATACCCGCGTCAGACCGGGCGGCAGGATCCCCGTGAGCAGCTCGATGAGCCGTGCGCGGGCGGGGGAGTAGGTGAGCCCCGAGTTGGGGTTCTGCAAAATTTTCCGCCCCTGCTCGGCCAGGGCCCCGACGATGGCGGGGTGGGCGTGCCCCAGGCAGGTGACCCCCCAGCCGGCGGTGAAGTCGATGTAGCGCCTCCCGGACTCGTCCCAGACGTAGATCCCCTCGCCGCGCTCAATCGAGAGGGGAATCTTGGTGAAGAACGGCGGCATGTGCCTGTCTTCGACGGCGAAGGTGTCGACGGGGTTCGTCATGCACTCGTTCCTTTCTTGCGCTCCCGCACGGAGCCTCGTGTTACCGATGCAGGTCTCCCGGCGGCTCCTCGAAGGCGAAGCGCCCCTGCTCGATGAGATGCAGGCACGCATCGGCGACCTCCGGGTCGTAGAGGATGCCCCGGTTCTTCCGGATCTCGGAGAGGGCCCGCTCCATGCCGAGCGTGGGCCGGTAGGGCCTGTGGGAGCCCATGGATTCCACCACGTCGGCGAGGCCGATGATCCTGGCCTCGATGCGGATCTCCCCGTCCCGCAGTCCGCGGGGGTAGCCCGAGCCGTCGAGCCGCTCGTGGTGCTGCAGCACGATCTCCGCGATCGGCCACGGGAAGTCGATGGTCTTGAGGATGTCGTATCCCACCTGCGGGTGCGTGCGGATGATCCCCCTCTCGATGTCGCTGATGCGCCCCGGCTTGCTGAGGATCTCGGCGGGCACGGTGATCTTGCCGAGGTCGTGGATCGAGGCGGCCACGTAGATCGCCTCGATCGTGTCCGCGGGCAGGGCCATCTCGCGCGCGACGGCCTCGGCCAGGCGCGCCACCTGGTGCTGGTGGCCCGCCGTGTAGGGGTCGCGCGTCTCGACGATGAGGTCGATGGCCCGGATGATGCCGGCCGTTGCCTTCCGGAGCTTTTCGACGGTGAGCTTGAGCTCTTCCTCGGCGCGCTTCAGGGGCGAGACGTCGGTCATCGTCTCGACGGCGCCGATCCTCTCCCCCTTTCTGTCGCGCACGGCCGCCGAGGTGAAGTGGATCCACTTCTCCTCCCTGTCGGGGAACGCCATGGGCACGGTGGCCTCGTAGGCCTCGTCGAGCAGCGCCGAGCGCCGAAGGTTCGGCCCGTACCACGTCCGGATCGTCTCGGCCAGGTCGGCCGCCCCGTCGACGAGCAGGTCCGCCGCCGTCGGCCGCTCCTGGCCGTAGAGCGCCTTGGAATGGTTTGCCGTGCCGATCACGTCGTCGCTCCGGACGCCCGTCAACTCCTCGAGTGCGCGGTTCCAGCCGATCACCCGGTGGCGGCCGTCGATGACGAACGTGGGCGTGGGCGACCCATGCAGGATGGCCCGGAGCCTCTCCTCGCTTTCCCTCAGGGCCTCCTCGGCGCTTTTCCGCTCCGTCACATCCTCCAGCGTCTCCATGGCGCCGACCAGGGATCCCGAGGAATCGCGGATGACGGCCGCCGTGAACCGCAGCCATTTCCCCCCGTCGCCCAGGCCGGGGAAGTAATCCGTCGCCTCGTAGGCCTCCTCGATGAGCTTCGAGGGGCTGCAGCGGTCCGCGTACCAGACGGGGATGGATTCGAAGGCCTGGTCGACGAGCAGGTCGGCCAGGCACGGCCGCTTCGCGGGGTAAAAGGCCCGCCAGTGCCCGTCCGTTCCGATTACGTCCGACGCCCGGAGCCCGCTCATCTCCTCGAGGGCCCGGTTCCAGTGCAGCACGCGGTGGTCCCGCCCGATGACGAAGGCGGCGATGGGCGACCCGTCGATGATGCGGTGAAGCCGCTGCTCGCTTTCCTTCAGGTCCGCCTCGGCGCGCTTCCGCTCGGTGATGTCCTCGTAGGTGGCGACGATGCCCTTCTCCTGGAGGGTTTCACCGATGCGCGACGTGCTGACGTAGCAGAGGATGTCGCGGCCGTCCCGGTGCCGGCAGGGGAACTCCTCGCTGTGCGTCCTCTGCCTCTCCAGCACGGGGTAGAAGCGCCGCCCGATCTCTTCGTATTCGGCGTCGCTGCGGTAGAGGACCCGGGTGCTCCGTCCCGTGAGCTCATCGGGCTTCCAGCCGAAGACCTCCTCCGCGGCCCGGTTGGCAAACCGGATCGTCCGTTCGCGCAGCACGAGCACCGCCACGGGCAGTGCGTCGAGGATGGAGGCGCCGACGGTTTCCATCTCCGCGAGCCGCTGCCGGGTCTCCCTCTGTTCCGTGATGTCCATGTAGCTGCCGTGGACGGCCCGTTCGCCGCGGAACGTGACGGGCGCCACGGTGCCGAGAATCCACCGGACCCTGCCGTCCTTGGTGATTGCGCGGAACTCGTACGGCGTGCTCCTGCGTCCCCGGAGCATCTCGATGGCGTCCCTGCGCACCTGCTCCCGGTCCTCCGGGTGGACAATGACGAGCGAGTCCTGTCCCAGGAGCTCGTCGGCACGGTAGCCCGTGCTCTGCTCGAACCGGGCGTTGAGGAACCGGAACTTCCCGCCCACCAGGAAAAAGACGCCCACCGGGCTGCTTTCCGCCAGGCTTCGGTACAGGGCGTCGGTGTCGCGCAGCGCCGTCTCGGCCTCCTGCAGCCGGGCCGTCTTCGCCCGCAGGGCGTCCAGCTCCTCAATGAGATCCGCCTTCGTCCTGCGCTCGTCTTTCTTCATCCCGCCGCTCCTCTCGTGAAGACCGCGAGGGCTGTCCCGCGGCCCGGAGGATTTTTCGCCTGTTTTTCTACGCGCCGTTGCGGTACACTGCAAACACGATGCGTTTTGGCGGCCCGCGGGGTCGGGGACCCGCCGGGCCTTCTTCGCAGGGATGGTACGCGCTTCCAGCCGGGAGACCCGATCGGGAGATTCCTCCCGGGAAAGGACGGGATCAAGCCATGGAAAAGCCGCACTTTTACTCTTTACCAAAACTGCCCTACGGTTACAAGGAATTGGAGCCGCACATCTCGGGGGAGCAGCTGCAGCTCCACCACGAGAAACATCACCAGGCCTACGTGACGGGGGCCAACGCGGTGTTCGAGCGGCTCGAGCAGTCCCGGAAGGCCGGCAGTGACCTCGACATGAAGGCCGCCCTCAAGGAGTTGTCCTTCCACATGGGCGGGCACCTGCTGCACAGCCTCTTCTGGGAGAACCTCGCGCCGGCGGGCAGAGGCGGCGGCGGAAAGCCCCCCGGGGTTCTCGGGGCGGCCCTCGACAAGGAGTTCGGGGGCTTCGAACGATTCCGGATGGAGTTCACCCAGGCGGCCCTCACCGTGGAGGGCTCCGGCTGGGCCGCCCTGAGCTGGTGCCCGATATCGAACCGGCCCCTCGTCCTGCAGATCGAGAAGCACAACGTGAACGTCTGTCCCGCGCTGCCGGTCTTGATGGTTCTCGACGTCTGGGAGCACGCCTATTACCTGGACTACAAGAATCTCCGGGCGAAGTTCGTCGAGGCCTTCTGGAACATCGTGAACTGGGAGGCGGCCAACCGGCGGTTTTCGGCCCTTCTCAAGGGCGGCGCCCGCTGAGCGGTGCAAGGCGCCGCGCGGCCCGCGACCGCGGGGGATCGCGGCCGGGGAGCAAACGTGTATGGATGTCATGGATGAGGCCCTCGAGCTCCTGGAGGACTGCGGGCCCGAGTACGGCCCGGGGTTTTCGAGTCACGGGCCCATGGCCGCCGAGGCCCTGCTGGCCTTGGGGCGCGGGGACGCCGTCGTGGACTGGGTCACGGCGTACCGTAGGCGTCTCCGGGGCAACCCGTCCCCGGGTCTCCCCGTCTTCAGCGGGTACTGGTTCGAGGCGCTGGGGAGTGCCGGCCGCTATGCCGACTGGGTGAGCTGTTTCGAGGAGGAGCTGCGCGAGGAGCACTGGTGCACCGTGCTCAACGTGTGGGTGCCCCGGCTGCTGCCCGGCATGGTGGGGGCGGCCTGGCACGGCGCCATCCGAACGGGGCATGCCGTGCGCAGCCTCAACCGGGAGGAGTCCCCCGCGAAGATCCGCGAGCTGGCCCGGGCCCTGGCCTACTGGGCCGCCCGCTACCAGTCTCTGCCGGGCTTCCCGCTGCCCGATGCGGAGACCCGCAACCCCCTTGCCGCGATCGACCGGGTCCCTTCCCTGCCCGACGGGCAGCGCCTGACGGAGGGGCTCATCTACGAGAAAGTGCGGCGGCTCAGCGGCTTTGCGCCCTTCGAGCCGGTCATCAACCTCACGGCGCCTCCCGAAGGCATCTCGCTGTTTGCCGTCGATCTGCTCGAGGCCTTCGTCCGCGTCTACCTGGCCAACGCGAAGACACGGGGGAGCGTCATCACCTTCATCCACGGGGTGACCGGGCCCGGGGCCGTCTGCCTGATGGCGACGAGCCTGCTGCCCGACATCAGCCGCGTCGCCCTGCGCTACGCCTGGCAGGCCTCGGCGGCCCTTTACGCCGCCATCGGGCGCGAAATTGACAGGGCCCCCTACGATGCGTATGATGAGCCCACGGAGGATCTCGTCGCGCGGGCCGTGGCGACCGGCGACGAGCACGCCGTCAAGTTCACCGAGGTGTGCCTCCGGGCGCACCGCATGGACCCGAGGCCGGTCTTTCTCGTCGCGGCCCGACATGCGGTGGACATGCTGGGTCGGCCCGCGCAGGACCGGGCGGCAAAGAGAAAAGGCTGATTTCGATTCCAGCAGCCGTCAACAGACCCGACGAGACAGACTATTGCCTCTGGAGGTGGCCATGAAGCTCAGCGAGTACTTCGAGAATGCGTCAGGCATGGGTATCCTGGCCACGGCGGACACGGCAGGCGCCGTCGATGCCGCGGTCTACGCCAAACCCCACTTCATCGACGATGAGACCGTGGCCTTCATCATGGCCGACCGGCTCACCCACCACAACATCAAGCAGAACCCGCGGGCATGCTATCTCTTCAAGGAGGCGGGCGAGAGGTACGTCGGCAGGCGGCTTTACCTCACGAGGATCCGGGAGATCCAGGACCCTCAGCAGGTCGCCGAGATGCGCCGCAAGAAGCACCCCGAGGTTGCCGGCAAGTACGGCGACGAGAACAAGTTCATCGTCTACTTCAGGATCGACAAGGTCCTCCCGCTCAT from Syntrophaceae bacterium includes these protein-coding regions:
- a CDS encoding TIGR00730 family Rossman fold protein, which produces MKINFTRTNGPLDELIDTLMDTAGGIRKPELVREMIIAALKAGQESDESADLKLMNSTLKEMRFTSKVFAPYRAVRKVTVFGSARTLPDDPVYGMAKLFGRRLAEAGYMVITGGGGGIMEAVNAGAGPEHSFGVNIRLPFEEKPNPVIEGNPRSINYKYFFNRKVAFLKESDAVALFPGGFGTLDEAMETLTLVQTGKRNPMPLVLVETPGSSYWARMIRFLEEELLSHRYICPSDFALFERVLSVDEAVDRIQRFYRRYHSLRYVRGKLVIRLTSPLGDNDVAALEARFRDILLPGGRIVPAGALDEEREDNDEVDRPRLVIDFNRRDFGRLRSLIDAINEF
- a CDS encoding aspartate aminotransferase family protein: MTNPVDTFAVEDRHMPPFFTKIPLSIERGEGIYVWDESGRRYIDFTAGWGVTCLGHAHPAIVGALAEQGRKILQNPNSGLTYSPARARLIELLTGILPPGLTRVFFSNSGAEANDAVIKLARKATGRMDVISTEQSFHGRTISTASATGQAKHRERFNPLMPNYLFVPYGDAGAVAEVLGDKTAAVILEPIQGEGGVNVPPEGYLREVEALCRKAGACLIVDEVQTGFCRTGPMFAVTELGVRPDFMTLAKGIAGGFPFGAFALTEEVSAKLEKGDHGGTYCGNPLGCAVAYAVIRHLIDNDIELNVRSVGAMIHERMLLWQQRFPAMVTDVRGRGLLLAMEMAGASTAERVFAEALKRGMILNLIQSKVIRLCPALNITPGEAEVALSILDEALEAAAGT
- a CDS encoding PAS domain S-box protein gives rise to the protein MKKDERRTKADLIEELDALRAKTARLQEAETALRDTDALYRSLAESSPVGVFFLVGGKFRFLNARFEQSTGYRADELLGQDSLVIVHPEDREQVRRDAIEMLRGRRSTPYEFRAITKDGRVRWILGTVAPVTFRGERAVHGSYMDITEQRETRQRLAEMETVGASILDALPVAVLVLRERTIRFANRAAEEVFGWKPDELTGRSTRVLYRSDAEYEEIGRRFYPVLERQRTHSEEFPCRHRDGRDILCYVSTSRIGETLQEKGIVATYEDITERKRAEADLKESEQRLHRIIDGSPIAAFVIGRDHRVLHWNRALEEMSGLRASDVIGTDGHWRAFYPAKRPCLADLLVDQAFESIPVWYADRCSPSKLIEEAYEATDYFPGLGDGGKWLRFTAAVIRDSSGSLVGAMETLEDVTERKSAEEALRESEERLRAILHGSPTPTFVIDGRHRVIGWNRALEELTGVRSDDVIGTANHSKALYGQERPTAADLLVDGAADLAETIRTWYGPNLRRSALLDEAYEATVPMAFPDREEKWIHFTSAAVRDRKGERIGAVETMTDVSPLKRAEEELKLTVEKLRKATAGIIRAIDLIVETRDPYTAGHQHQVARLAEAVAREMALPADTIEAIYVAASIHDLGKITVPAEILSKPGRISDIERGIIRTHPQVGYDILKTIDFPWPIAEIVLQHHERLDGSGYPRGLRDGEIRIEARIIGLADVVESMGSHRPYRPTLGMERALSEIRKNRGILYDPEVADACLHLIEQGRFAFEEPPGDLHR
- a CDS encoding superoxide dismutase codes for the protein MEKPHFYSLPKLPYGYKELEPHISGEQLQLHHEKHHQAYVTGANAVFERLEQSRKAGSDLDMKAALKELSFHMGGHLLHSLFWENLAPAGRGGGGKPPGVLGAALDKEFGGFERFRMEFTQAALTVEGSGWAALSWCPISNRPLVLQIEKHNVNVCPALPVLMVLDVWEHAYYLDYKNLRAKFVEAFWNIVNWEAANRRFSALLKGGAR
- a CDS encoding DUF4243 domain-containing protein, whose product is MDVMDEALELLEDCGPEYGPGFSSHGPMAAEALLALGRGDAVVDWVTAYRRRLRGNPSPGLPVFSGYWFEALGSAGRYADWVSCFEEELREEHWCTVLNVWVPRLLPGMVGAAWHGAIRTGHAVRSLNREESPAKIRELARALAYWAARYQSLPGFPLPDAETRNPLAAIDRVPSLPDGQRLTEGLIYEKVRRLSGFAPFEPVINLTAPPEGISLFAVDLLEAFVRVYLANAKTRGSVITFIHGVTGPGAVCLMATSLLPDISRVALRYAWQASAALYAAIGREIDRAPYDAYDEPTEDLVARAVATGDEHAVKFTEVCLRAHRMDPRPVFLVAARHAVDMLGRPAQDRAAKRKG
- a CDS encoding pyridoxamine 5'-phosphate oxidase family protein, coding for MKLSEYFENASGMGILATADTAGAVDAAVYAKPHFIDDETVAFIMADRLTHHNIKQNPRACYLFKEAGERYVGRRLYLTRIREIQDPQQVAEMRRKKHPEVAGKYGDENKFIVYFRIDKVLPLIGDKD